In Dyella terrae, one DNA window encodes the following:
- a CDS encoding efflux RND transporter periplasmic adaptor subunit → MKPKLRWICLACATALVALHGCKDEKGGAAGPHALPVGVVTIGQADVPMVYEFVGETESSQEVEIRARVSGFLEQRVYTEGSMVHAGDVLFRMDAKPFKAALDAAQAELRQQKARLQTAQANLNRVKPLAAKNALSQKDLDDATGQQQAAAAAFEQARANVTSAELNLGYTTITSPVDGLSSFAKKQDGSYIDATNSLLTYVAKLDPMRVNFSLSENEFLQFRNQTKSGVLKTPAKGGLDVQILLADGSAYQTHGKISFSDAALNSETGTYLIRADFANPEGVLRPGQFVRVKIRGARLSGAISVPQVAVQQGDRGAYVWTVDKDGKAAQRVIESSGWNDTAWIVRSGLHAGDRVVVDNIVKLAPGMPLSPHPATAAEQGADIARAGSTGAAQ, encoded by the coding sequence GTGAAGCCGAAACTACGCTGGATTTGCCTCGCGTGCGCCACGGCGCTGGTTGCGCTGCATGGCTGCAAGGATGAGAAGGGCGGCGCGGCCGGACCCCATGCCCTGCCGGTGGGCGTGGTGACGATCGGTCAGGCCGACGTCCCCATGGTCTATGAATTCGTCGGTGAGACCGAAAGCTCGCAGGAAGTGGAAATCCGCGCGCGCGTCAGCGGCTTCCTGGAGCAGCGTGTCTACACCGAGGGCTCGATGGTGCACGCCGGCGATGTCCTGTTCCGCATGGACGCCAAGCCGTTCAAAGCCGCACTCGATGCCGCCCAGGCCGAGCTGCGGCAGCAAAAGGCACGCTTGCAGACGGCCCAGGCCAACCTCAATCGCGTGAAGCCACTGGCCGCCAAGAACGCTTTGAGCCAGAAGGACCTGGACGATGCCACCGGCCAGCAACAGGCCGCGGCCGCCGCTTTCGAGCAGGCGCGCGCCAACGTCACCAGCGCAGAGCTCAACCTGGGCTATACCACGATCACCTCACCCGTTGATGGCCTCTCCAGCTTCGCCAAGAAGCAGGACGGCTCCTATATCGATGCCACCAACAGCTTGCTCACCTACGTCGCAAAGCTCGATCCAATGCGGGTCAACTTCAGCCTGTCGGAAAACGAATTCCTGCAGTTCCGCAACCAGACCAAGAGCGGCGTGCTCAAGACACCTGCCAAGGGCGGCCTGGATGTACAGATCCTCCTGGCCGACGGCAGTGCGTACCAGACGCACGGCAAGATCTCCTTCTCCGATGCTGCGCTCAACTCCGAAACCGGCACCTATTTGATTCGCGCTGACTTCGCCAATCCCGAGGGCGTGCTGCGACCGGGCCAGTTCGTGCGCGTAAAGATCCGTGGCGCGCGCCTTTCCGGCGCGATCTCGGTACCGCAGGTCGCGGTGCAGCAGGGTGACCGCGGTGCCTATGTCTGGACCGTGGACAAAGACGGCAAGGCTGCCCAGCGCGTGATCGAAAGCAGCGGCTGGAACGACACCGCCTGGATCGTGCGCTCGGGCCTGCATGCCGGCGACCGCGTCGTGGTGGACAACATCGTCAAGCTCGCCCCCGGCATGCCGCTCAGCCCTCATCCCGCCACGGCGGCCGAGCAAGGCGCTGA